The Pirellulales bacterium genome segment CACCAAGCGGACCGGTTTATTGACTTACGACGTGGCCACCGACGCATGGACTCAAATCACACCCAAGGAAGGCTTGCCGGATTGGTACGTGGCTTTTGTTCACCCCATGGACGAGCACACTCTCTTGATCGTTGCGGGTGATCCGAACACCGGCCGCGTTAGCTTCAGTACCTTCGACACGGCAACCCGCCAAATCAAACTGATCAATCGGCTCGCGGGGCAGTCTTCCAAACTAATTGCACCGATCGGCGTCTGGCAACATGGCGAACAATTAACTGGCATCACCTACATCGGTCTGATCTCGGATATTTTGCGGGCGCCGCGCTTGAACATGAATTGGCCCGTGGTCCGACCGCATGGTTGGCCGGCCCCGGCCAATCGACTCACTAGCATGGCGGTGGTCGGCGATAAGCGGTACGTGCTTTCGTTCTGGGGGTTGCACGAGATTGACGACAAAGGGACTGTCGTGCGCAGTTGGTGGAGCCGCAGTTCGCTGCGCGGCGGATCGCGTGAGCCCAATGACTTGGCACGAGACGTTATTACTCCGCCGGGCGATTTCCCCACAGATCGTCGGCATCCGATCAACGACGACGGGGCTGAACATAGTCTCATAACACAGACCAAGGACCATTTATTCCTAGTCGATCCAGGTGACGGGATCACGTGTTATGAACCGAAATCGGATACCTGGTTTGGCCCACTTCGGCCGCGCAAACAGTTTGGCACTGAATGGCCGCTAGGTACCGATGACGGGGTATGGGTCGGTAGTGCTAACGGCTGCGGATATTTCCGGACTGCCGACTTTCTCAAAGCCGCCAAGGCGGCCGGTCGCGTCATGACCTCGGCCGAAGTCCGTCAGCGAAAGCAGAAGTTGGCCGAAGAGGCAAGCCCGTTGGCGGCCGCGCGTTTCGAGATCTTGCTGCGCAAATTCGATAGCGCCCGCCGCCGCGTCGAGGCCGTTTTGGCCAACAGTCCGGACGACCCGCAAGCCCTGCTGCTGATGGCCGTCCTGAATGAGTCGTGGTGTTTGAATCGTCCTGACGACGCGCTTGCCTGGTATCGCCGGCTCTCGGTGTTGAAATCAAACCCGTCGGCCGTTTACGCCGGCCTCTACGGAGAGTTCAGAATCAACTACACACTCGGCAGATGGGATCAGGTAATCCACGCCGGAGAGTCCCTTCTGGAAGAAATCCCTTGTCTGGGTGGCCGGGGCAGGGGGGTTGGCGGAATGGCGACAATGCTCGAGACGTTCATTGAAGGTGCGCGCGAGAAGCGAGATCCGATTGTTAAGAACAGGGCAAGTAACAATTAAGCGTCCAGGATTCAATCCACCTGATTCGCGCGGTTGCCTGCGCGTCTGGTCGGAACCCACTTCGCGTCGACGTTGTCGCTGTTCCAACGATCCCAGTCGGCGGCGAGCTCTTTGACCTTAGACGGCTGTTGTTCGGCCAGATTCATTTTCTCGCCAATGTCCTTGCCAAGGTTGTAAAGCTCTGCGCCTTCCATGCTGGCCTTGGCCCGACGTTCAATTCCCTGGACGCCCGCGTTGCCAACCCCCTTGACCAACTTCCAATCCCCCTTGCGGATCGCGACCTGCGAGCCGAAGCGCCAATACAGCGCCTCATGCGGGGCGTCAGTGTTTTCGCCGGTGAGATAGGGCATAAGGTTTACGCCATCCAGTTTCCATTCGGGTGCGATCGCGACGCCGGCAGCGGCCAGCGCCGTCGGATGGATATCGAGCTGAATGACGGGCCGGTCGTCGATTTTGCCGGCCGGAATGTGGCCTTTCCATTGAACCATGAAGGGCACGTGGATGCCTCCTTCCCACGTTTGTGCCTTGAAGCCGCGCAGGGGACCGTTACCGCTGGTCGTTTGGGCGGTGGGCCCTCCGTTGTCGCTGAATAAGAAAATCAAGGTGTTCTCTTCAAGTCCGAGCTCACGGATCTTGCCCAGCACGCTGCCAACGGCATCGTCCATCGCGGACTGCATCGCGGCGTATTTGCGTCGTTTGTCATCCTTGATGCTTGCAAATCGCACAAGGTACTTGTCAGTCGCTTCCAGCGGCGCGTGTACGGCATTGAAGGCCAGGTAGCAGAACCAGGGGCTCGATTTGTGGTGCTCGATGAACTTTACCGCTTCACGCGCAAAGGCATCGGTCGTGTAGCCGTCTATGTCGGCGGTCGGTGTGGTGCCGCGCAAAATCGGATTGGCCCTGTCGGCCATGGCATTCAGGTACGAGTGCGCGCCGCCGAGAAATCCGTAGAATTCCTCAAACCCGCGCTTCAGCGGATGAAAGGGCGGCTCGTAACCAAGGTGTGATTTACCGAACCAGCCTGTCGTATAGCCTGCTGCCTTGAGTCGGTCGGCGATCGTGGTTTCGCTCAACGGTAGTCCGAATGTCTTGGGGGCCAACTGTACTGGCCCGGGGTTGAACTCGTGCCCGAACCGCGTCTGATAACGCCCCGTCATGAAGCCCGCGCGCGTTGGGCTGCAGTAAGGACCGCTTACATAGCCGTTGGTAAACCGCACGCCGTTGTCAGCGATGCTGTCGATGTGCGGCGTGGGAATCTCACGTGTGAAACCTTGACATCCCAATTCACCGTAGCCGAGATCATCCGCAAGTATGATGATAATATTCGGACTACACTGAGATCTTGTACTATTGTCGGCTTTTAAAGGGGTATTGCCACCCAATGCTGTAGCTGCAGCAATGATGAGTGTAGTTATTCTATGTAGTAATTGCGCGGCTAATTCATGTCGCATGGCCACATGCTCACAGGGTTGAGGCGTGCCGGTACAGCGGACGTCGCACATCAGTGTCGGTCCTTTGAAGCCGACGATCAAGCTTTATCGAAGAAACAGGGACCGCCCTGTACAAAAACTATCGTAACTTAATTGTGCATGAGAGCTTGCGGCTTTGAAGTCGCCAGGGCTGGCTCACTGCCGTTAACTCGTATGGCGGCGGTTCGATTCCGTCCCTGGGAGGGGTTGGGCCAAGTCTGTGATTGAAGAGTACCAGATACACCAGGAAGCACTCAGCCGGTTCTTCGTGGGCGCTACGCTCCTCGGCGATGCTGTTCTGGCCGTAATCCGCCGGGAGCTACAGAGACTATCCCCGAAAGTGCGCATCGATGTCGAGGATGTGCGCGTAGTTCTCGAAAAGGACGTGATCAAACGCGACGTACTTGAAGGCGACAAGGCCGAGGTGGCGCGCAAGCGAGTTGCCCGTGCTGCGAATGTGGCGCACACCTGCCTCGATTGGCGGTTTCCTTGCCTGACGGCACTTTTCATGCTCTTTTCATCTTCCACCGTTATACTTGCAATGGCGTCCACTACGGGAAGCTTGGGCTTTCAGGTCACTGCTCCTCTGGCGCCCCCTTTTTTATGCGCTCATGCTAGTGCCACTGTGAAACCGACGCTGACAGTGGCACGGTGCATGAACGCACGCCACTAAGCCGCAGCGACCCCAAGGCGCTCGCGGCCTTGTCACGCGCCTTTGTTCACAGCGCCGAGCGCCAGACTAAATTGATCGTCGTTGCCCTTAGGGGTGACCTGGGGTCGCTAGGTTCCTGCCCCACCTAGCGACCCTTTTTCATGCGCTGTGAGCAATTAGAACTTCCTGTCAACATTGCAAGGAAGTTGCGGGCGTCAGGATTTAGCTTCCAGCGGCCTAGTAGGACGGGGCGAGCAAAAGAGCTGGTTCGACCTAACATCGGAAAGGGAATCCGCGCC includes the following:
- a CDS encoding sulfatase-like hydrolase/transferase; protein product: MCDVRCTGTPQPCEHVAMRHELAAQLLHRITTLIIAAATALGGNTPLKADNSTRSQCSPNIIIILADDLGYGELGCQGFTREIPTPHIDSIADNGVRFTNGYVSGPYCSPTRAGFMTGRYQTRFGHEFNPGPVQLAPKTFGLPLSETTIADRLKAAGYTTGWFGKSHLGYEPPFHPLKRGFEEFYGFLGGAHSYLNAMADRANPILRGTTPTADIDGYTTDAFAREAVKFIEHHKSSPWFCYLAFNAVHAPLEATDKYLVRFASIKDDKRRKYAAMQSAMDDAVGSVLGKIRELGLEENTLIFLFSDNGGPTAQTTSGNGPLRGFKAQTWEGGIHVPFMVQWKGHIPAGKIDDRPVIQLDIHPTALAAAGVAIAPEWKLDGVNLMPYLTGENTDAPHEALYWRFGSQVAIRKGDWKLVKGVGNAGVQGIERRAKASMEGAELYNLGKDIGEKMNLAEQQPSKVKELAADWDRWNSDNVDAKWVPTRRAGNRANQVD